From one Rhodanobacteraceae bacterium genomic stretch:
- a CDS encoding thiolase family protein — translation MSSSNVVIVGAKRTPIGSFNGVFAGVPSPTLGATAIKAALEQAGVAPADVSEVLMGCVLPAGLGQAPARQASLQAGIPVATGCTTLNKVCGSGMKAVMLAHDAIKAGSAEVVVAGGMESMTNAPYLLQKARFGYRFGHSELLDHMALDGLQNAADRKAMGEFAELCAGKYTFTREDQDAFSSESVRRAIAAQANGDFADEIASVTVAGRKGDVVVGADEEPPACDISKIASLRPAFKKDGTVTAASSSKISDGAAALVLTSEAGAAARGLKPLARVVAHATHSQGPEWFTTAPVGAIQKVLAKAGWNQDEVDLFEINEAFAVVAMAPIRELGIDHAKVNVNGGACALGHPIGASGARLLVTLLHALQRRGGKRGVATLCIGGGEATAVAVELA, via the coding sequence ATGAGTTCGTCCAACGTCGTCATTGTCGGCGCCAAGCGCACGCCGATCGGTTCCTTCAACGGCGTGTTCGCCGGCGTCCCCTCGCCGACGCTCGGCGCCACCGCGATCAAGGCCGCGCTGGAGCAGGCCGGCGTCGCACCGGCCGATGTCTCCGAGGTGCTGATGGGCTGCGTGCTGCCGGCCGGTCTCGGCCAGGCGCCCGCGCGCCAGGCATCGCTCCAGGCGGGCATCCCGGTGGCCACCGGCTGCACCACGTTGAACAAGGTCTGCGGCTCCGGCATGAAAGCGGTGATGCTGGCGCACGACGCGATCAAGGCGGGCTCGGCCGAAGTCGTCGTCGCCGGCGGTATGGAATCGATGACGAATGCGCCCTACCTGCTGCAGAAGGCGCGCTTCGGCTATCGCTTCGGCCACTCGGAATTGCTCGACCACATGGCGCTCGATGGCCTGCAGAACGCCGCCGACCGCAAGGCGATGGGCGAGTTCGCCGAGCTGTGCGCCGGCAAGTACACCTTCACCCGCGAGGACCAGGACGCCTTCTCCAGCGAGTCCGTCCGCCGCGCTATCGCAGCCCAGGCCAATGGCGACTTCGCCGACGAGATCGCAAGCGTGACCGTCGCCGGGCGCAAGGGCGACGTGGTGGTCGGCGCCGACGAGGAACCGCCGGCTTGCGACATCTCCAAGATCGCCAGCCTGCGCCCGGCGTTCAAGAAGGACGGCACGGTTACCGCCGCCAGCTCGTCGAAGATCTCCGATGGCGCCGCCGCCCTGGTGCTCACCAGCGAAGCCGGAGCCGCCGCGCGCGGCCTCAAGCCGCTGGCGCGCGTGGTCGCACATGCCACCCACTCGCAGGGGCCGGAGTGGTTCACCACCGCCCCGGTGGGCGCGATCCAGAAGGTGCTGGCCAAGGCCGGCTGGAACCAGGACGAGGTCGACCTGTTCGAGATCAACGAGGCCTTCGCGGTGGTCGCGATGGCGCCGATCCGCGAACTCGGCATCGACCACGCCAAGGTCAACGTCAACGGCGGCGCCTGTGCCCTCGGACACCCGATCGGCGCCAGCGGCGCGCGCCTGCTGGTCACCCTGCTGCACGCCCTGCAGCGCCGTGGCGGCAAGCGCGGCGTGGCCACCCTGTGCATCGGCGGCGGCGAGGCGACGGCAGTGGCGGTCGAGTTGGCGTAA